ggaaaatttgaaCTTGAGCTTGCATGAACCCTTGTGGGATGGTTGTCTGTAAGGATTTGTTGCCTTAGAAGGTGCATAAAGTAATAAGGATAGAGTTAGAGATTTATCGACTTGAGCATCTGAGCTTGCATATACCCTTGACAATCCCTTTTCCTCTTAAGGTTAGAGATTTCTTTGACTTGAACAAGCTCGAACCCTTACATGAGGATGGCCCTCAAGGGTCTTACTGCTTAAGGAGGTAAAAGAAGTGAGAAGGGTACGGTTAAAGATTTCTTGTCTTGATTAGACTTTTAGGTTATGATTGCCCTTTAATATCCTTTGCCTTAAGAGGTGAATGCAATAAAAGAGGAAGGGTCAAGGATTTCTTGACCTAAGTCTACCTAGATCCTTGGGGCGATGATTGCCCTGAAAGGTTGTTTGCCTTTGAAGGCAAATGAGATGATAGGTGTAGGATTAGAGAAATTTAAACTTGAACCTGCTTGGAAATACTTGGATAGTTTTTCTCTAGGAATGAACCATTCTTTATGAACAATTACATCTTATAGTCTTCTTAGATGAgttcaaagaataaaaaattccatAATATCAAGGTGCCTAAGGattaaagaattcaaaaatattaaagtgCCTTGCACATTTTGATAACAAAGAGGGCTCGAAATATTAGATCTTGTGCCCAAAACCATAATGATAGTGATACTAGCTAATAGTAGGGTTGAGAATACCCACCCTTGCATAATGTTGCAATGATAAGCTTATCAAGATAATATCTTCTTAAATAATTATAGACTCTattgttataaaatatcttaCCAAAGGAGAGCATGTGATAAATATCTTCTCATAGAATTCGGGAAAAATAGCCTAAATATTAAGTCTTTGTCCTCTCACCTTTAGAGGTATGACCATTACCCGCAAAATACCAGCCTTTTGTGTTATAAATCGAAGTGTCCTAACATTAATCaaagtcattttcttttacaatcAAACAAAGGGCTATGACCGGCTTTTGCagatattttcctttaaaaggGTCCAAGCAAAAATTCTCCGCTCTGTCCACTATCAATTGAATTTGACGAAAGTATTATATATTATACTAATTCTGGTGTGGGCTTTGACTAAATCAGCGCAAGCACCTTGTGAAATTTTTGTTGGCAGTGTGCAGTACATTAGCTTAACTGGTTGCAATTACTTTGGTAAGTGGTAGATTTGGGAAGGCAGGCGGTGAGTGATCTCCTTGGTCATCTGAATTATTAATAGTAACCAACATTTTATTACCAAAAACTTCTCAATTTTATAAGTTGGAGAAAAGAACACTCGggataaaacaataaaaacagaATCAATAAATTACAGAAGGGAAAAATGGAGGCATCAGTTGAGGCCAGGTTGGGATCAAAAGAATTTTGGAAGAGGAGCTCAACACTGGGGAAGGTCAGAGGGTGGCGGAGGCAGCTTCTGATTAGGTAGTTTGCCATCCTTTACTATCCAAGCCATCTTCAAACCCCAGCTTGTGTGGACTTCCAGATGGCAATGCATGAACCATACACCTGGGTTGTCAGCGACGAAGCGAATAGCTACCCAACCGCCGGACGGCACACCGACTGTGTTCCTTTCAACAGGGTCTACAAGATTGAATTTGGGAGGGTCCTTCTTAGAGTCAAAGTTCCCAAAACCCTGACCAACCACAAAGAAATTGAAGCCATGAAGGTGTAAAGGGTGGCTTTCAATTCCAAGAATACTAGTATCTTGTAGCACCAACTCCACAGTCGTGTTAAATGGAAGCACTACCACCTTAGTTCCGTTGCTCGCCATGGTGTTGTTGGGTGGTGTCCCTGTATAATTGAAAGGAAAGATTGGAGTGGCTGGAAAATCTGTGGTGTAGACGCCATTGGATTGCTGAAAAAAGTGTGCTTGGAGGATGGCTGTGGTGGGTACAACAAAGGAGACATTGTTAACCGAGGCTGAAAATTTGGTACTGTTGTTGGGACCTTGACAGGTCTGGTTCTGAGGGCAAGGGCTTGTCCCTAGCCCAACTGTGAAGAAAAATCTTTTGTCAACCTTTTTCGGTACATTGGCAGGGAACTGACTGTTTGCCAAGCTTCGGAGTTTTCTGGTGAAGTTGGCCGCGAAAGAAGTGTCATTTAGAGGAGGGAGTGTTGGTTTGAAGACAGGAAGGTTTTTAAAGGAGGAGGCAGAGGGAGAGGATTTTTGTGGTGGTTCATAGTGGAGGAGACCGGCAACAGTGGAATTGTCAAAGGTTCCACGGCCGGTGGCATAAGGGCGAGCAGCCATGAGGAAGGTGGCATTAGGGAAGTGGGGTTTGGCCTTGAGGAGGAGGTTGGTGGTTTGGCCAGGAGTGATCAAAATTGTATCGGTTTTAAAGGGTTTGACGTAGATGGCATCCACATCAACCACTGTAAGGGTGTGGTTGGCAATGCTGAAGAAGAGCTCATCATTGAGTGCAGCATTGATCAATCTCAGGAGGTAGGTCTTCCCGGGTTTTACCTTTAGCTTGAAAGTATCTGGACAATTTCCATACAGAAAGAAGTGAAATACGTACATGTATATATTTGAGTAAGCTATATTAGTAAGCAACAGTGATCAGGGTGGTAGAGTAAAGTACCTTGAGCTGAGCAGTTGTACAAGGGGCCAGGGAGGCCGTTGATGGTATAGGCATCAGAGACATTGGGGCCACCTCCATTCTGCAGGGCCTGGGTAATGACTGCCTCTGGATCCGCATTCCACCATTCTCCTATAGAATATCATACAATGGATAATGAATTTTCTtagatcataaaataaaaatgattggaAGTCTTGCTAGTAGACAGTGATAAATGGATGAGTACCAAATATGATGGGAACTTCCTTGTAGGGTTTGACAAACGGGTAAGGGACATTTTTCTTTGGAAGGATGATGATGGGTCCATAGACAGTGGATCTTAGCCATGAAATGTGAGCATGCCAAAACAGGGTTCCCCTTTGGCCAGTGATGGTGAAATTGTATACATAGGTCTGGCCTGTTTGAATAGGGCACTGAGTTACATATGCAGGCCCATCTGCCCACCCACTCCGAAGCTGTCGAACTCCATGCCTGTTTGTAAAATCGCCCATCACAATTAGCATATATGGATTTAATAACCATACATTACCATATTAACAAAATACTTATTGAGGTAGAGAAGATTATGAGAAAACTAATAGGCCTTCATACCAATGGATAGTGACATTGTTCGGGACATGGTTAACCACATTAACCACCACTCGATCTCCTTCCCTAGCAATGATGCGAGGTCCTGGAAACTGCCCATTCACACTCACAATGTTCTTCGTGTGGCACAACCTTGTTACATTCTGCAACTTGATCTATAAAATATTCCAATAGAAAGTGAGGACAACACATATTTAAACCAATATCAACCCAtcatctcaattatatataatccaaaaaataaaataaaataaaatacattgaACTTGTAATGCCTAGTGATGCCAGCACTGGCAAGCTCGGGAAACAACCACAGAGAGTTCAAAACTAGGAACAGAACTCTGAACATTGCTGCTGATGAAAGAAGAGAAGAACCCATTTCTCTAAAAGCTCTTGTCTATTAATTTTGGTAAATTGAACAACAATGTACGGGAGAACACTCAAGTGGCTCCTTGATGGCACTTATGGCAAGAAGTGGCTTTGCTTATATAGTGATGGTTTGGCGTGTTTGGTTGATTAGGTAATGAAATTATCTACaggaaataacaaaaaaagaaacagaTAGAACCAAACATCTACAATGACAGTGTTGATCCGACCAGACGTTGGTCAAGTTTTGTTTTAGAGTGATTTCAAAGATATGATATTTCTGAATTTTATTTTACCTGCTTCCTATTCCCGCTTACCCTTCCTTATAAGGTATACACCATTTGCCTCGGCTTAAAACATGCCCTTCCATTGATGTACAGTAGTTTGGTTCATCTGCGGTTGGTGTCCATGATATAAAGTAGA
This DNA window, taken from Vitis riparia cultivar Riparia Gloire de Montpellier isolate 1030 chromosome 13, EGFV_Vit.rip_1.0, whole genome shotgun sequence, encodes the following:
- the LOC117927863 gene encoding laccase-17-like; the protein is MGSSLLSSAAMFRVLFLVLNSLWLFPELASAGITRHYKFNIKLQNVTRLCHTKNIVSVNGQFPGPRIIAREGDRVVVNVVNHVPNNVTIHWHGVRQLRSGWADGPAYVTQCPIQTGQTYVYNFTITGQRGTLFWHAHISWLRSTVYGPIIILPKKNVPYPFVKPYKEVPIIFGEWWNADPEAVITQALQNGGGPNVSDAYTINGLPGPLYNCSAQDTFKLKVKPGKTYLLRLINAALNDELFFSIANHTLTVVDVDAIYVKPFKTDTILITPGQTTNLLLKAKPHFPNATFLMAARPYATGRGTFDNSTVAGLLHYEPPQKSSPSASSFKNLPVFKPTLPPLNDTSFAANFTRKLRSLANSQFPANVPKKVDKRFFFTVGLGTSPCPQNQTCQGPNNSTKFSASVNNVSFVVPTTAILQAHFFQQSNGVYTTDFPATPIFPFNYTGTPPNNTMASNGTKVVVLPFNTTVELVLQDTSILGIESHPLHLHGFNFFVVGQGFGNFDSKKDPPKFNLVDPVERNTVGVPSGGWVAIRFVADNPGVWFMHCHLEVHTSWGLKMAWIVKDGKLPNQKLPPPPSDLPQC